The Budorcas taxicolor isolate Tak-1 chromosome 5, Takin1.1, whole genome shotgun sequence genome includes a window with the following:
- the KRT18 gene encoding keratin, type I cytoskeletal 18, with amino-acid sequence MSFSAQSTFSNYRSLGSVQSSGHRVRPASSAASVYAGAGGSGSRISVSRTTSVRGGWGSGNLGAGMAWGLVGVGGIQGEKETMQDLNDRLASYLEKVRSLEADNRRLESKIREHLEKKGPQVRDWGHYLKIIEDLRAQIFANSVDNARIVLQIDNARLAADDFRVKYETELAMRQSVESDIHGLRKVIDDTNVTRLQLETEIEALKEELLFMKKNHEEEVKGLQNQIANSGLTVELDAPKPQDLSKIMADIRAQYDELAQKNREELDKYWSQQIEESTTVVTSQTAEIGAAEMTLTELRRTVQSLEIDLDSMRNLKASLENSLREVEARYAMQMEQLNGVLLHLESELAQTRAEGQRQTQEYEALLNVKVKLEAEINTYRRLLEDGEDFSLGDALDSSNSRQTIQKTTTLRLVDGKVVSETSDTKVLRH; translated from the exons ATGAGCTTCAGCGCCCAATCCACCTTCTCCAACTACCGGTCCCTGGGCTCCGTGCAGTCGTCGGGCCACCGGGTCCGACCGGCCAGCAGCGCGGCCAGCGTCTATGCAGGCGCCGGGGGCTCGGGCTCCCGGATCTCCGTGTCCCGCACCACCAGCGTCCGGGGCGGCTGGGGGTCCGGGAACCTGGGCGCCGGGATGGCCTGGGGtctggtgggggtagggggcatCCAGGGCGAGAAGGAGACCATGCAAGACCTGAATGACCGCCTGGCCTCCTACCTGGAGAaggtgaggagcctggaggcggATAACCGGAGACTGGAGAGCAAAATCCGGGAACACCTGGAGAAGAAGGGACCCCAGGTCAGAGACTGGGGACACTACCTGAAGATCATCGAGGACCTGAGGGCTCAG ATTTTTGCAAATTCTGTGGACAACGCCCGAATCGTTCTGCAGATTGACAATGCCCGTCTTGCTGCTGATGACTTCAGAGTCAA GTATGAGACGGAACTGGCCATGCGCCAGTCTGTGGAGAGTGACATACACGGGCTCCGCAAGGTCATCGATGACACCAATGTCACCCGGCTGCAGCTGGAGACTGAGATCGAGGCTCTCAAGGAGGAGCTGCTCTTCATGAAGAAGAACCATGAGGAG GAAGTAAAGGGTCTACAAAACCAGATTGCCAACTCTGGGCTGACCGTGGAGTTGGATGCCCCCAAACCTCAGGACCTCAGCAAGATCATGGCAGACATCCGGGCCCAGTATGATGAGCTGGCTCAGAAGAACCGAGAGGAGCTAGACAAGTACTGGTCCCAGCAG ATTGAGGAGAGCACCACAGTGGTCACCTCACAGACAGCTGAGATAGGAGCTGCTGAGATGACCCTCACAGAGCTGAGGCGCACCGTCCAGTCCCTGGAGATCGACCTGGACTCCATGAGAAATCTG AAGGCCAGCTTGGAGAACAGCCTGAGGGAAGTGGAGGCCCGCTACGCCATGCAGATGGAGCAGCTCAACGGAGTCCTCCTGCACCTGGAGTCAGAGCTGGCCCAGACCCGGGCAGAGGGGCAACGCCAGACCCAGGAGTACGAGGCCCTGCTGAATGTCAAGGTCAAGCTGGAGGCTGAGATCAATACCTACCGCCGTCTGCTGGAAGATGGGGAGGATTTCAG TCTTGGCGACGCTCTGGACAGCAGCAACTCCAGGCAAACCATCCAGAAGACCACCACCCTCAGGCTTGTGGATGGCAAAGTGGTGTCTGAAACCTCAGACACCAAAGTTCTGAGGCACTGA